A DNA window from Mesoplasma coleopterae contains the following coding sequences:
- the rpsI gene encoding 30S ribosomal protein S9 produces the protein MAEKVIYRGTGRRKTSVAQVILTPGKGNIIVNGVPALEFFPYPTLVQDLEQPLVATGTEKDFDITVTVKGGGFTGQAGATRLGIARALLVASEDYRKGLRAVGLLTRDARIKERKKYGLRGARRAPQYSKR, from the coding sequence ATGGCAGAAAAAGTTATTTATAGAGGAACTGGAAGAAGAAAAACTTCTGTAGCTCAAGTTATCTTAACTCCTGGAAAAGGAAACATCATTGTTAATGGTGTTCCTGCATTAGAATTCTTCCCATATCCAACATTAGTTCAAGACTTAGAACAACCACTTGTAGCAACTGGAACAGAAAAAGATTTTGATATCACTGTTACAGTTAAAGGTGGAGGATTTACTGGTCAAGCTGGAGCAACTCGTTTAGGAATTGCTAGAGCATTATTAGTTGCTAGTGAAGATTACCGTAAAGGGTTAAGAGCTGTTGGGTTACTAACACGTGATGCACGTATTAAAGAACGTAAAAAATACGGTCTTCGTGGAGCACGTAGAGCACCTCAATACTCAAAACGTTAA
- the rplM gene encoding 50S ribosomal protein L13, with amino-acid sequence MKQTTLIAAKDIKKNWYIVDAAGQNVGRLSTEVARILRGKHKVDFTPHMNNGDHVIIINAEKVLFTGKKESDKTYYHHSMHPGGLRRRTVAVQRELDATKILERSIRLMLPKNVQGRNQFRALHVFVGENHPYAAQKPEVLTFVKKGDNK; translated from the coding sequence ATGAAACAAACAACATTAATTGCTGCAAAAGATATCAAAAAAAATTGATATATTGTTGATGCAGCAGGACAAAATGTGGGGAGATTATCTACAGAAGTAGCTAGAATCTTAAGAGGTAAACATAAAGTTGACTTCACACCTCACATGAACAATGGTGATCACGTTATCATCATTAACGCTGAGAAAGTATTATTTACTGGTAAAAAAGAATCAGATAAAACATACTACCACCACTCAATGCACCCAGGTGGACTAAGAAGAAGAACTGTAGCAGTTCAAAGAGAATTAGATGCAACTAAAATTTTAGAACGTTCAATTCGTTTGATGTTACCAAAAAATGTACAAGGAAGAAATCAATTTAGAGCATTACACGTATTTGTTGGTGAAAACCACCCTTACGCAGCTCAAAAACCAGAAGTTTTAACATTCGTAAAAAAAGGAGATAACAAATAA
- the tsaB gene encoding tRNA (adenosine(37)-N6)-threonylcarbamoyltransferase complex dimerization subunit type 1 TsaB — MKLFIDTCNWKLVLILKKDDQIIDSLILPDTKKVSDIALSTITKLLSKNNLKINDIQEFYLTNGPGSYTGVRVGLTIVKTLKTLNNEIKVYLMNSLAFQAANDQAISILDARGNKYYIGVYENQKSLIEETVVNLSELDDIKKTYNDFIIKKDNESLDYIQTFNLLEKKFRLVDEIEEILPLYIKNFI, encoded by the coding sequence ATGAAATTGTTTATAGATACATGTAATTGAAAATTAGTTTTAATACTAAAAAAAGATGATCAGATAATCGACAGTCTAATATTGCCTGACACTAAAAAGGTTAGTGATATAGCATTATCTACTATCACTAAGTTATTAAGCAAAAATAATTTAAAAATTAATGATATTCAAGAATTTTATTTAACTAATGGTCCTGGTAGTTATACTGGTGTTAGGGTTGGCTTAACAATTGTTAAAACTTTAAAAACTTTAAATAATGAAATCAAAGTGTATTTAATGAATTCATTAGCATTTCAAGCAGCAAATGATCAAGCTATTTCAATATTAGATGCTAGAGGAAATAAATATTATATTGGAGTATATGAAAATCAAAAGTCTTTAATAGAAGAAACAGTTGTTAACTTATCTGAATTAGATGATATTAAAAAAACTTATAATGACTTTATAATTAAAAAAGATAATGAATCTTTAGATTATATTCAAACATTTAACTTATTAGAAAAAAAATTTAGATTAGTTGATGAAATTGAAGAAATTTTACCTTTATATATAAAAAATTTCATTTAG
- the tsaE gene encoding tRNA (adenosine(37)-N6)-threonylcarbamoyltransferase complex ATPase subunit type 1 TsaE has protein sequence MIIKNINETKELAIKIADELKSVNGEVYLLLTGDLGAGKTTLTKQLIKSLGVEENVTSPTFNILNQYETTNNFVINHMDAYRLDKQSNIEMFLEEFDNNINIIEWWTNLNYDFDEFKNIKIEILVIDENTREIKIERNY, from the coding sequence ATGATTATTAAAAACATTAATGAAACTAAAGAATTAGCCATTAAAATCGCTGATGAACTAAAAAGCGTTAATGGTGAAGTTTATTTATTATTAACAGGTGATCTTGGTGCAGGTAAAACAACTTTAACAAAGCAATTAATTAAATCATTGGGAGTTGAAGAAAATGTAACATCCCCAACTTTTAATATTTTGAATCAATATGAAACTACTAATAATTTCGTCATAAATCATATGGATGCATATCGATTAGACAAACAATCAAATATTGAAATGTTTTTAGAAGAATTTGATAACAATATTAACATTATTGAATGATGAACAAATTTAAATTATGACTTTGATGAATTTAAAAATATAAAAATTGAAATATTGGTAATTGATGAAAACACCAGAGAAATTAAAATAGAAAGAAATTATTAA
- the mgtA gene encoding magnesium-translocating P-type ATPase yields the protein MKRLKKLNNNTKIELINYVDSDNNKLLKQFEINSFGLNDEQVEINREKFGGKELKPARFNVFLVFAKSFFSPFNVILMVIDAFNFYEYVSDPNTFSLVAAIIVLIMILASGTMAFIQEIRSHLVIKRMITENKKTSKVIRNISYNYKSVDNANSIRMIKEAEVIENDELVPGDVIYLVNGDIIPADVRIIWSNNLYVNQSSLTGESFPVQKKDLHDKEFESHLSYENIGYMGTEVMSGSGLAIVVATGQNTYFSLIDNKVKEKRKSSSFEKGIKRITLYLIAFMVAVIPVVLLISGLQQGDWVKGAMFTIAIAVGITPEMLPIIVTSNLTRGYKQIEKNGEMIVKNLNSVQNIGAIDILCTDKTGTITSGEISLNKVTGVNGEKSEFLENVLYLNSYFQSGFQNPIDSAVLSSKIKKPDVDDYTKEWEIPFDFERKILSVILTSKKDKEIFTKGAVEEVLKVCNRISINGKIEKLDAKLKKMILKKTHELNIEGYRVIGIAHNVLHDEDVEEELIFYGFGTFFDKPKKTSKKLIKNLASKGISTKVLTGDNEIITRAICKNVDFEITKLFSGAEIEAMDDRQLHKAVVEANVFVKLSPIHKSTIIAALQAQGHVVGFMGDGINDAPVLRESDVAISFSEASNIAQDAADMILTSESLMAIENAVIEGRKSLANMLKYIKVTVASNFGNVISVIVALFLTEEQPMLALHLLLQNLLYDFVMFALVFDNVDEEFLQKPRPFTTKNIIWFAVINGPISSIFDISTFLVLIFGYHLVAFQGGAETEHTRMQFHASWFVVGLMTQTAVMQVYRTEKTPFIQSKCSMSMLIATIVICLAAILIPFTPINQLVQMSTPHWSFIFVALGFVGTYILLAQLVKKLYIKKFKEWL from the coding sequence ATGAAAAGACTAAAGAAATTAAACAATAATACAAAAATTGAATTAATCAATTACGTAGACTCTGATAATAATAAATTACTAAAACAATTTGAAATAAATAGTTTTGGTTTAAACGACGAACAAGTTGAAATAAATAGAGAAAAATTCGGTGGGAAAGAATTAAAACCAGCAAGATTTAATGTCTTCCTTGTATTTGCTAAATCATTTTTTTCACCATTTAATGTTATTTTAATGGTGATTGATGCATTTAACTTTTATGAATATGTTAGTGATCCAAATACATTTTCACTTGTAGCTGCTATTATTGTGCTAATTATGATTTTAGCTAGTGGAACAATGGCATTCATTCAAGAAATTAGATCTCATTTAGTTATTAAAAGAATGATAACTGAGAATAAAAAAACATCAAAAGTTATAAGAAATATTTCATACAACTATAAATCAGTAGATAACGCTAATTCAATTAGAATGATTAAAGAAGCCGAAGTTATTGAAAATGATGAGTTAGTTCCAGGAGATGTTATCTATTTAGTAAACGGAGATATTATTCCAGCTGACGTTAGAATTATTTGATCAAATAATTTATATGTTAACCAATCATCTTTAACTGGTGAAAGTTTCCCAGTACAAAAAAAAGATTTACATGATAAAGAATTTGAATCTCACTTAAGTTATGAAAATATAGGTTACATGGGAACAGAAGTAATGTCTGGAAGTGGATTGGCAATTGTTGTTGCAACTGGACAAAATACCTATTTCTCATTAATTGATAACAAAGTTAAAGAAAAAAGAAAAAGCTCTTCATTTGAAAAGGGAATTAAAAGAATCACATTATACTTAATTGCCTTTATGGTTGCTGTAATTCCTGTTGTTTTATTAATCTCAGGTTTACAACAAGGAGATTGAGTTAAAGGTGCAATGTTTACTATTGCTATTGCTGTAGGTATAACACCAGAAATGCTACCAATTATTGTAACTTCAAACTTAACAAGAGGATACAAACAAATTGAAAAAAATGGTGAAATGATTGTTAAGAATTTAAATTCAGTACAAAACATAGGTGCTATTGATATTTTATGTACAGATAAAACAGGAACTATTACAAGTGGTGAAATTAGTTTAAATAAAGTAACCGGAGTTAATGGTGAAAAATCAGAATTTTTAGAAAATGTTTTATATTTAAATAGTTATTTCCAATCAGGATTTCAAAATCCTATTGATAGTGCTGTTTTATCATCAAAAATTAAGAAACCTGATGTAGATGACTATACCAAAGAATGAGAAATACCTTTTGACTTTGAAAGAAAGATTTTATCTGTGATTTTAACTAGTAAAAAAGATAAAGAAATCTTTACAAAGGGTGCTGTAGAAGAAGTTTTAAAAGTATGTAATAGAATTTCTATTAATGGAAAAATAGAAAAATTAGATGCTAAGTTAAAGAAAATGATTTTGAAAAAAACTCATGAATTAAATATTGAAGGTTATCGAGTGATCGGTATAGCTCATAATGTTTTACATGACGAAGACGTTGAAGAAGAACTAATTTTTTATGGATTTGGTACTTTCTTTGATAAACCTAAAAAAACCTCAAAAAAATTAATTAAAAATTTAGCATCAAAAGGAATTTCAACAAAGGTTCTTACTGGTGATAATGAAATTATTACAAGAGCAATCTGTAAAAATGTTGACTTTGAAATAACTAAATTATTTTCTGGTGCAGAAATTGAAGCTATGGATGATAGACAATTACACAAAGCTGTTGTTGAAGCTAATGTATTCGTAAAATTATCACCAATTCATAAATCAACAATTATTGCAGCTTTACAAGCGCAAGGGCATGTAGTTGGTTTCATGGGAGATGGAATTAATGATGCTCCAGTTCTTAGAGAATCTGATGTAGCTATTTCATTTAGTGAAGCATCAAATATTGCTCAAGATGCAGCTGATATGATCTTAACAAGTGAATCATTAATGGCTATTGAAAATGCTGTTATTGAAGGGCGTAAAAGTTTAGCTAATATGCTTAAATACATTAAAGTAACAGTTGCATCAAACTTTGGTAATGTTATTTCTGTTATTGTTGCACTATTCTTGACTGAAGAACAGCCAATGTTAGCACTTCACTTGCTGTTGCAAAATTTATTATATGACTTTGTAATGTTTGCTCTAGTTTTTGATAATGTTGATGAAGAGTTTTTACAAAAACCAAGACCGTTTACAACAAAAAATATAATATGGTTCGCAGTTATAAATGGACCTATAAGTTCTATATTTGATATATCAACATTCTTAGTTTTAATATTTGGATACCATTTAGTAGCATTCCAAGGAGGCGCAGAAACTGAACATACAAGAATGCAATTCCATGCTTCTTGATTCGTTGTTGGATTAATGACTCAAACAGCTGTAATGCAAGTATACAGAACTGAAAAAACACCGTTTATACAATCTAAATGTTCAATGTCAATGTTGATAGCAACTATTGTAATTTGTTTAGCTGCTATATTGATTCCATTTACACCAATTAATCAATTGGTTCAAATGTCAACACCACACTGATCATTTATATTTGTAGCATTGGGATTTGTTGGAACTTACATCCTTCTAGCTCAATTAGTTAAAAAACTATACATCAAAAAATTTAAAGAATGATTATAA
- a CDS encoding ROK family protein, whose translation MILNIDLGGNSAKCALIENFEIKSKFFVETPKFEIIENLKKMIDIYFKENGYKWENVEAISFSVPGAYDKKTEIIVFAGNLNWWNYPLLKEARRIFNFEKIFILNDANAATYGEWKKGQDGIPESMMLFTLGTGVGHGLILNKQIWEGTKKGYASEGGHGGCFADEELLCSCGVYGCLEARSSATGIERELNKADNKNYIESKLGKEFKTIKIIDIVELFNNEDPVIINIFKECLMPLSKAVGYLQTVLDVDKVIIGGGPSNLGKRISEIIFENLKKYTLKSFYEDMVIEIAKLGNDAGIWGAYYWALENI comes from the coding sequence ATGATACTAAATATTGACTTAGGTGGAAATTCAGCTAAATGCGCACTTATTGAAAACTTTGAAATAAAAAGTAAGTTTTTTGTTGAAACACCAAAATTTGAAATAATTGAAAATTTAAAGAAAATGATAGATATTTATTTTAAAGAAAATGGTTATAAATGAGAAAATGTTGAAGCAATATCTTTTTCTGTACCTGGTGCATATGATAAAAAAACTGAAATTATTGTTTTTGCAGGTAATTTAAATTGATGAAACTACCCTCTTTTAAAAGAAGCAAGAAGAATATTTAATTTTGAAAAAATATTTATTTTAAATGATGCCAATGCAGCAACTTATGGTGAATGAAAAAAAGGTCAAGATGGTATACCAGAATCTATGATGCTGTTCACTTTAGGAACTGGAGTTGGTCATGGTTTAATTTTAAATAAACAAATTTGAGAAGGAACTAAAAAAGGATACGCAAGTGAAGGTGGCCATGGTGGTTGTTTCGCTGATGAAGAATTGCTTTGCTCATGCGGTGTTTATGGTTGTTTAGAAGCAAGAAGTAGTGCTACAGGTATAGAGCGTGAACTTAATAAAGCTGATAACAAGAACTACATTGAATCAAAATTAGGAAAAGAATTTAAAACAATTAAAATTATTGATATTGTTGAATTGTTCAATAATGAAGATCCAGTTATTATAAATATATTTAAAGAGTGTTTGATGCCATTATCAAAAGCCGTTGGATATTTACAAACCGTTTTAGATGTTGACAAAGTAATCATTGGAGGTGGACCTTCAAATTTAGGCAAAAGAATATCTGAAATAATTTTTGAAAATTTAAAAAAATACACTTTAAAATCATTTTATGAAGACATGGTTATAGAAATAGCTAAGCTTGGTAATGACGCAGGAATTTGAGGAGCTTATTACTGAGCTTTAGAAAATATTTAA
- a CDS encoding alpha,alpha-phosphotrehalase, whose amino-acid sequence MRNEVIYQIFPLTFSDGKKKGKGNIKGIINKLDYLKNLGITRIWISPFTKSPFKDSGYDVSDYCGINEEFGTMEEVEILISEAKKRNLTIVLDIVFNHTSDQHEWFKKALAGDEKYMNYYIFKDPVNGKEPTNWKSKMGGLSWEFVPNLNKYYLHLFTKEQPDLNWENPEVRNELINILKFWKDKGINGFRLDVCNLYSKPSSFENDEIGDGRRFYTDGAKVEEYFNLMHNEVFGTDNEIFTVGEVSSTTKEKSAKYAKVENKELDSVFTFLHLKVDYENNDKWTNVKPDLNLFWKLQKEWQEYYQLENSTLALFMNNHDQPRAVSRFGNVDKYWYESATSIFAFTSLMRGVPFIYQGEEIGMTNLTFNNLNEFKDVESIGNANDLLKIKSEEEVLDILRIKSRDNARSVMQWNDEFNAGFSEKENIDLFVNENYKTINVKNQLNDDKSVLNFYKKVINLRLNEEVFNDGTINFFENQDYAYSRKLKDKEIIILTNWTTENKLIKLKLDSNNWKIILNNYEDFSFDSLKPYQVIAIERK is encoded by the coding sequence ATGAGAAATGAAGTAATTTATCAGATATTCCCTTTAACTTTTTCTGATGGTAAGAAAAAAGGTAAAGGAAATATCAAAGGCATAATAAATAAATTAGATTATTTAAAAAATTTAGGCATAACTAGAATATGAATATCACCCTTTACAAAATCGCCTTTTAAAGATAGTGGTTATGATGTTTCAGATTATTGCGGAATAAATGAAGAATTTGGTACTATGGAAGAAGTGGAAATTCTTATATCTGAAGCAAAGAAAAGAAATTTAACAATTGTTTTAGATATAGTTTTCAATCACACTTCTGACCAACATGAATGATTTAAAAAAGCGTTAGCTGGTGATGAAAAATATATGAATTATTATATTTTTAAAGATCCAGTCAATGGTAAAGAGCCAACTAATTGAAAAAGTAAAATGGGTGGTTTAAGTTGAGAATTTGTACCTAATCTAAATAAATACTATTTACATTTATTTACAAAAGAACAACCAGATTTAAATTGAGAAAATCCGGAAGTTAGAAATGAACTAATTAATATATTGAAGTTTTGAAAAGATAAAGGTATTAACGGTTTTAGACTTGATGTTTGTAATCTTTATAGCAAACCCTCATCATTTGAAAATGATGAAATTGGGGACGGAAGAAGATTCTATACAGATGGAGCAAAAGTTGAAGAGTACTTTAACTTGATGCATAATGAAGTTTTTGGAACTGATAATGAAATATTTACAGTTGGTGAAGTTTCATCAACAACTAAAGAAAAATCAGCTAAATATGCTAAGGTAGAAAATAAAGAGCTTGATTCAGTTTTTACATTCTTACATTTAAAAGTTGATTATGAAAATAATGACAAATGAACAAATGTTAAGCCTGATTTAAACTTGTTTTGAAAATTACAAAAAGAATGACAAGAATATTATCAATTAGAAAATTCTACTTTAGCTTTATTTATGAATAATCATGATCAACCAAGAGCTGTTTCAAGATTTGGAAATGTAGATAAATATTGATATGAAAGTGCAACTTCTATTTTTGCATTTACTTCATTAATGCGTGGAGTTCCATTCATTTATCAAGGCGAAGAAATTGGTATGACAAATTTAACTTTTAATAACCTTAATGAATTTAAAGATGTTGAATCAATTGGAAATGCTAATGATTTATTAAAAATAAAATCAGAAGAAGAAGTACTTGATATTTTAAGAATTAAATCAAGAGACAATGCAAGAAGTGTGATGCAATGAAATGATGAATTCAATGCTGGATTTTCAGAAAAAGAAAATATAGATTTATTTGTTAATGAAAATTACAAAACAATCAATGTTAAAAACCAATTAAATGATGATAAATCTGTTTTAAATTTTTATAAAAAAGTAATTAATTTAAGATTAAATGAAGAAGTATTTAATGATGGAACAATAAACTTTTTTGAAAATCAGGATTATGCATATTCTAGAAAATTAAAAGATAAAGAAATAATTATATTAACAAACTGAACAACTGAAAATAAATTGATAAAATTAAAACTAGATAGCAATAATTGAAAAATAATTTTAAATAATTATGAAGATTTTAGTTTTGATTCTTTAAAACCTTATCAAGTAATAGCAATCGAAAGGAAATAA
- a CDS encoding PTS transporter subunit EIIC, translating to MGKKEKLPQMKIDLKAWSKELVEYLGGSENIISATHCLTRLRLIIKDENLINKAKVETMPSVKGTFKSSGQYQIIIGTEVEKYFKEFVAVSGVQAVTKEKAKAIANQNNGGWFLKSLNFLGEVFIPIIPVLVAGGIILGFRNILEADFNGFIIVKSGQFWQGLDDFLWIPAQVCFWWLPVHLCWSIFRKMEADQVMGIVVGLCLLVPPLMNVYEVSGEASQDGGFKWIWQIMAGMDDGGFDWGFMKYPWKIQYTAQVIPAFAIGIVGAYINKWIKRTSPAVVSQIVVPLVTILPTFTLAMFVIGPAGFIVASVISFAISWAFTNNIAKYFFGFIIGMVYAPIVLTGVHHLFNAVFVQDTIQNGGNFLFIGTCAQAIAQGSAVLGWILVNKKDPRAKDVGIPSVVSAYLGVTEPAMYGVNLKHMYPFVAASIATGLGLELAVISGVSATNSGNGAWLGILNVQVESKIEGVNTWIGTGYTWFMISMLITAATAIGLTMLFSKVKYFEKFNIEVKAAELLK from the coding sequence ATGGGTAAAAAAGAAAAATTACCACAAATGAAGATTGATTTAAAAGCATGATCAAAAGAACTTGTTGAATATCTTGGTGGATCTGAAAATATAATTTCAGCTACACATTGTTTAACAAGACTAAGACTTATTATTAAAGATGAAAATTTAATTAATAAAGCAAAAGTTGAAACAATGCCAAGCGTTAAAGGTACTTTTAAATCTTCTGGTCAATATCAAATTATTATTGGTACAGAAGTTGAGAAATACTTTAAAGAATTTGTAGCTGTTTCAGGTGTTCAAGCGGTAACAAAAGAAAAAGCAAAAGCCATTGCAAACCAAAATAATGGTGGATGATTTTTAAAATCACTTAATTTTTTAGGAGAAGTATTTATACCAATTATTCCAGTTTTAGTAGCTGGGGGGATTATATTAGGATTTAGAAATATTTTGGAGGCAGATTTTAATGGTTTTATAATTGTAAAATCTGGTCAGTTCTGACAGGGGCTTGATGACTTCTTATGAATTCCAGCTCAAGTTTGTTTCTGATGACTACCAGTTCATTTATGCTGAAGTATTTTTAGAAAAATGGAAGCTGACCAAGTTATGGGGATTGTTGTAGGATTGTGTTTATTAGTTCCACCTTTAATGAATGTTTATGAAGTTTCTGGTGAAGCTTCACAAGATGGTGGATTTAAATGAATCTGACAAATTATGGCAGGTATGGATGATGGAGGTTTTGACTGAGGTTTCATGAAATATCCTTGAAAAATTCAATATACAGCGCAAGTTATTCCTGCGTTTGCTATTGGTATTGTTGGTGCTTATATCAATAAATGAATTAAAAGAACATCACCAGCAGTTGTAAGTCAAATTGTTGTTCCATTAGTTACAATTTTACCAACATTTACATTAGCTATGTTTGTAATTGGTCCTGCAGGATTTATAGTTGCATCAGTTATTAGTTTTGCTATTTCATGAGCATTTACAAATAATATTGCAAAATACTTCTTCGGATTTATAATTGGTATGGTCTATGCGCCAATTGTTTTAACAGGAGTACACCACTTATTTAATGCAGTGTTCGTACAAGATACAATACAAAATGGAGGAAACTTCTTATTTATCGGTACATGTGCACAAGCAATTGCACAGGGAAGCGCAGTTCTTGGTTGAATATTAGTTAACAAAAAAGATCCAAGAGCAAAAGACGTAGGTATTCCTTCAGTTGTTTCAGCTTATCTAGGTGTTACTGAGCCAGCAATGTATGGTGTTAACTTAAAACATATGTATCCATTTGTAGCAGCTTCAATTGCTACAGGTTTAGGATTAGAATTAGCAGTTATTTCAGGTGTAAGTGCAACAAATTCAGGGAATGGTGCTTGATTAGGAATTTTAAATGTTCAAGTTGAATCAAAAATTGAAGGTGTTAATACTTGAATTGGAACTGGTTATACATGATTTATGATTTCTATGTTAATAACAGCAGCAACAGCTATTGGGTTAACAATGCTATTTTCAAAAGTTAAATATTTTGAAAAATTTAATATTGAAGTTAAGGCAGCAGAATTATTAAAATAA
- a CDS encoding LacI family DNA-binding transcriptional regulator: protein MSKNNITYHDIAKAANVGIGTVSRYFNNYNISDNAKNKIDKVIKKLNYVPNFAASNIKKPSKDVYLILPYNKDETANMEIVNGVKSFMNEKNINFFVFFSSSESDKYINDLKYLINRNPLGIVLLLPKNTSAKLINEITNISTTKVIVYNRNIKNIESIKIDDKKMFEELASIINLKYPSKKIAFIGLNKKDITTGKNRIEAFEKKIKNKNFKYYLLDQNSFKVAEEIIEKIIDENKPDIIVSATHTISMSVFSFLMSKKVRDRYITTDIGGMGKSQFLTNADINIFIDYFYIGYQLGNKLLNNKFEMENFFKII, encoded by the coding sequence ATGAGCAAAAATAATATAACTTATCATGATATAGCAAAGGCTGCAAACGTTGGAATAGGAACTGTTTCAAGATATTTTAATAACTATAATATATCTGATAATGCAAAGAATAAAATAGATAAAGTAATAAAAAAATTAAACTATGTCCCCAATTTTGCTGCTTCAAATATTAAAAAACCAAGTAAAGATGTTTATTTAATATTACCTTATAATAAAGATGAAACTGCAAATATGGAAATTGTAAATGGTGTTAAAAGTTTTATGAACGAAAAAAACATAAATTTTTTTGTATTTTTTTCTTCTTCTGAAAGCGACAAATATATTAATGATTTAAAATATCTTATAAATAGAAATCCACTTGGAATTGTACTTCTCTTACCAAAAAATACTTCAGCAAAATTAATTAATGAAATTACAAATATTTCAACAACAAAAGTTATTGTTTATAATAGAAATATTAAAAACATAGAATCTATAAAAATTGATGATAAGAAAATGTTTGAAGAATTAGCATCAATAATAAATTTAAAATATCCAAGTAAAAAGATTGCATTTATTGGTTTAAATAAAAAAGATATAACAACAGGTAAGAATAGAATAGAAGCTTTTGAAAAGAAAATAAAAAATAAAAACTTTAAATACTACTTATTAGATCAAAACAGTTTTAAAGTTGCAGAAGAAATTATTGAAAAAATAATTGATGAAAACAAACCAGACATAATAGTGTCAGCAACACATACAATTTCAATGTCAGTTTTTAGTTTTTTAATGAGCAAAAAAGTTCGTGATAGATATATTACAACAGATATTGGTGGAATGGGTAAAAGTCAATTTTTAACTAACGCAGATATAAATATTTTTATAGATTATTTTTATATTGGATATCAATTAGGGAATAAATTACTAAATAATAAGTTTGAAATGGAAAATTTTTTCAAAATTATTTAG